From one Treponema denticola genomic stretch:
- a CDS encoding DUF5058 family protein encodes MFDVNSSVLFWFAGVVILFVLIQSVFFLIKALRRAKELNMPKKKIKQIISGAAVFTVAPAISIILGMISLSKFLGLPLPWLRLSVLGALTYELTAASTAASVLDIPLDQPIANATAYTTISWVMALGIISGIVVIALFLPKMQKNLIKMKSKDEKWSKLLIDALFMGMISAFLGMIFSEIRLGLKGWIPVFVMFFSAFLMLVCGLIVKKTRAKWLESYAMPISLLGGMAFSIPITMLIA; translated from the coding sequence ATGTTTGATGTTAATAGTTCTGTGCTCTTTTGGTTTGCAGGAGTTGTGATACTCTTTGTTTTAATTCAGTCCGTCTTCTTTTTGATAAAGGCTTTGCGGCGGGCAAAAGAGCTCAATATGCCCAAAAAAAAGATAAAGCAAATTATCTCTGGAGCAGCGGTTTTTACGGTTGCACCCGCCATTTCAATCATTCTAGGCATGATAAGCCTTTCCAAATTTTTAGGACTTCCCCTGCCTTGGCTCCGCCTTTCGGTACTGGGAGCCTTAACTTATGAACTTACGGCGGCGAGCACGGCAGCTTCCGTTTTAGACATTCCTCTGGATCAGCCGATTGCAAATGCAACGGCCTATACGACTATTTCTTGGGTTATGGCCCTCGGAATAATTTCGGGGATTGTCGTGATTGCTCTTTTTCTGCCAAAGATGCAAAAAAATCTTATTAAGATGAAGTCCAAGGATGAAAAATGGAGTAAGCTCCTCATCGATGCTCTTTTTATGGGAATGATTTCCGCCTTTTTAGGAATGATATTTTCGGAAATTCGGCTAGGTCTTAAGGGCTGGATTCCGGTTTTTGTAATGTTCTTTTCGGCCTTTTTAATGCTTGTCTGCGGTTTAATCGTAAAAAAGACAAGGGCTAAGTGGCTTGAAAGCTATGCTATGCCGATAAGCCTTTTGGGAGGAATGGCTTTTTCCATTCCGATTACCATGTTGATAGCTTAA